The sequence below is a genomic window from Gammaproteobacteria bacterium.
TACCGGTTTATGGTATCGACCAAATGCTTGCCGATTTCAGCCGCGGCGCAATTGTCGCGTGGGCCGCTTAGGGAAACAAAAACCGAATCGGTGTCTCCATAAATAACTTCGTAACCTTCCGCCTCGATGAGCTTAACCGTCTGGATGATGATGTCGTGACCGCGCTTGGTGATCGAACTGGTCAAACGTGAATCGTGCAGGCGGCAACCGGATGTTCCGAGCACGCCGTAAAACGAGTTCATGATGATCTTGATCGCCTGCGATAACGCGGCGTTGCCGTCGTGCTTGGCCTGGTCTCGCGCGGCCCACAGGTTTTCGATAATTTGCGGCAGGATATGCTCGTGCCTGTGAAAACTGGCACCGCCGTAACCCGGAATGACGTCTTGTGGTTCTGCCCGGATTGCTGCGATTCGTGCGTAGGGATCGACGCGAAAGGTACGGATAATGCTTGGGTATAGGCTTTTATAATCAAGCACCAGTACCGAATCCTGTAAACCGGGCGTCGAATCCATGACGTATCCTCCCGGTGCACTCAATTCCCCCTGGTAATCACCAATATTCGGGGCAATGTAGCCCTTGCGGTGCAGGCGCGGCAGGTAGAGATTGTCGAATGCCGCAACCGAGCCACCCGCGCGATCCATTTCCAGCCCGGTAAGCCTAGCACGCTCGATCGAAAAATTGACCAGGTCGAGCTTTTCAAAAATTTCCCAGACCAGTTGGCAATCTTCCAGGTTGTAGGCCGCCAGGGTTTCTTTTTCCTGCCTGAACTGACGCTTTATTTCTTTCGCCTTATAAAGCGGATCAGAGTGAGTTTTGTCATGAATTAACTTACCTCTCCCAAGCAGTTCCCGGGCCACCGATTCCAGCGCAAAACTGGAAAAGTTGTAGGTCGCCGAGCGCAGCGTATCGATGCCATCGAGTACCACCCGACCCGGAATCAATACAAAGTAGTGGTTGCGGTCGACCTGTGACTGCCGCCACAGCGGTGGTGAAGCTCCGCGACCGATGTCGAGCGGCACACCAAGTGCCTGGGACTTGCTCTGTAGTAGCCTGAGGTCAAAATTGATCACGTTCCAGCCGATCAGGATATCGGGATCGATTGTCTCGACCCATTCGATCCATCGTCGCAACAAGCCGGTCTCATCCGCGACATATTCGATCAGGTCATTATTGACCCCGTCACCAATCATCAGGACTCGGTTAATATTTGCGGTTACAAATGCAATTGAAAACAGCGTATCGCTCTCGTAATCGGATTCAATATCGAGCGACATGACTTCAAAATCCGGTGTGTACTGGCCAGGCTGTAAACGCAGGTTATGCAGTGCCTGCTTGCTGTAGTCCGCATCAATCTCGACCGAGGCGGTAATGAAACGCTCGCACAGGAAGCGCTCGGTCGGGCGAATGTCCGCCTCGTAACAGGCGATGCCGTTTTGTTCCAATCGATCGCGTGCACGGTAAAGTTGTTGTTGCGAAGACAGGTAAACCGCGCTGACCGGTTCACCGCTAAAGGTTTTCAGCTCGAGCGGTTTGATTGACACATCCCGTACATTGCCGAGCAATCCGGTCGCCGCCTCGGCATCCGCCTGGCGGATAAAAAACAGGGCTTGTTGTTGATGGATCGACACCGTCAGCGGACCCTGTGCGGTTGCAAGCCAGAAGTCCAGGCGCACGCCATCCGGCTCGTCAGACCACTGGCGCGTCAATAAAAATGCTGGAGTCAACAGCCCACTTCCGAAAAAAGGTTAACTTTAACGCACATTACATTATTATCGCGGATTTCCGATTAAACACGCATCATGTCTGGAGACCGTCATGCATCTTTCCCACTTCCCACGACTGCATTTTGCCCATTTACCGACCCCGCTCGAGCCGTTAGAGCGCATCTCCGAAAATCTTGGCGGGCCCAACATCTGGATCAAGCGCGACGATTGTACCGGACTGTCATCGGGTGGGAACAAGACGCGCAAACTCGAGTTCCTGATGGCTGACGCAGTTGAGCGCGGCGCCGATACGGTTATTACCCAGGGAGCGACCCAGTCGAATCACGCGCGTCAAACCTGCGCGATCGCGGCCAGGCTCGGTTTCGATAGTCATATTCTGCTCGA
It includes:
- a CDS encoding DNA polymerase II, whose translation is MTPAFLLTRQWSDEPDGVRLDFWLATAQGPLTVSIHQQQALFFIRQADAEAATGLLGNVRDVSIKPLELKTFSGEPVSAVYLSSQQQLYRARDRLEQNGIACYEADIRPTERFLCERFITASVEIDADYSKQALHNLRLQPGQYTPDFEVMSLDIESDYESDTLFSIAFVTANINRVLMIGDGVNNDLIEYVADETGLLRRWIEWVETIDPDILIGWNVINFDLRLLQSKSQALGVPLDIGRGASPPLWRQSQVDRNHYFVLIPGRVVLDGIDTLRSATYNFSSFALESVARELLGRGKLIHDKTHSDPLYKAKEIKRQFRQEKETLAAYNLEDCQLVWEIFEKLDLVNFSIERARLTGLEMDRAGGSVAAFDNLYLPRLHRKGYIAPNIGDYQGELSAPGGYVMDSTPGLQDSVLVLDYKSLYPSIIRTFRVDPYARIAAIRAEPQDVIPGYGGASFHRHEHILPQIIENLWAARDQAKHDGNAALSQAIKIIMNSFYGVLGTSGCRLHDSRLTSSITKRGHDIIIQTVKLIEAEGYEVIYGDTDSVFVSLSGPRDNCAAAEIGKHLVDTINRYWRDHLQQEYAIESCLEMEFETHFRQFFMPTMRGSDQGSKKRYAGLIDDEQGNRRIIYKGLETVRTDWTELAREFQQTLYQLIFDGEEYSEYIRKTIADLYDGKFDHQLVYRKRLHKKLGEYQKNIPPHAQAAIKAEAEFKQKQQPSRYLNRSWVDYVITVAGAQTLECQNARLDYDHIVEKQLTPIADTILNAIGSSMDEITRQQQNLF